A single Candoia aspera isolate rCanAsp1 chromosome 7, rCanAsp1.hap2, whole genome shotgun sequence DNA region contains:
- the LOC134500735 gene encoding src substrate cortactin-like isoform X5: MWKAVAGHNVSEKVESQGDDWETDPDFVNDISEKKQRWGAKTIEGSGRAEHINIHQLRSKVSEEHEILKQKELEMAPKASYGYGGRFGTEKDRMDKSALGHEYVAEVGMHSSQTDAAKGFGGKFGIQKDRADKSALGFDYKGEVEMHTSQKDHAVGFGGKYGVQKDRQDKSALGWAHKEEIKPHESQTDHAVGFGGKYGVQKDRQDKSALGWAHKEEVKPHESQTDHAVGFGGKYGVQKDRQDKCALGWAHKEEVKPHESQTDHAVGFGGKYGVQKDRQDKSALGWAHKEEVKPHESQTDHAVGFGGKYGVQKDRQDKCALGWAHKEEVKPHESQTDHAVGFGGKYGVQKDRQDKSALGWAHKEEVKPHESQTDYSQGFGGRYGVQEDRADKSAAALGEMEAPTASYQKTTPVEAASAGTGNLRRRFEDMAKTAEEENRKRAEEERARRQAQELQAAREEPKETKKSEERVLSPPSVPGQMRREAKLPPLPPEPQEEEKEDLPPVLPPRSLDLQDGLREPPLPPAGQQQQQQPVYTESTEYDGDYDEVVGNSGYQEPPPLVGDDDEGGDYEEMPDHKEAFSYGSADVDQDYEEIPSLSGGVASSGSEEPTYGVGEGNLSALALYDYQGGRGR; encoded by the exons ATGTGGAAAGCTGTGGCAGGTCACAATGTGTCTGAGAAGGTGGAGTCCCAGGGAGACGACTGGGAGACGGACCCGGATTTTGTG AACGACATTTCGGAGAAGAAGCAGCGATGGGGGGCTAAGACCATTGAAGGCTCTGGCCGTGCAGAGCACATCAA CATCCACCAGCTAAGAAGCAAGGTGTCTGAGGAACACGAAATCCTCAAGCAGAAGGAGCTGGAAATGGCGCCCAAAGCTTCCTATGGTTATGGGGGCAGGTTTGGGACCGAGAAGGACCGCATGGACAAG AGCGCCCTGGGCCACGAGTACGTTGCGGAGGTGGGAATGCACTCCTCTCAGACGGACGCAGCCAAGGGTTTTGGTGGAAAATTCGGGATTCAGAAGGATCGAGCAGATAAG TCTGCGCTTGGCTTTGACTACAAAGGCGAGGTGGAAATGCACACCTCTCAGAAAG ACCATGCCGTTGGGTTTGGTGGGAAGTACGGCGTGCAGAAGGACCGTCAGGACAAGTCTGCCCTGGGCTGGGCCCACAAGGAGGAGATCAAGCCCCATGAATCCCAGACAG ACCATGCCGTTGGGTTTGGTGGGAAGTACGGTGTGCAGAAGGACCGTCAAGACAAGTCTGCCCTGGGCTGGGCCCACAAGGAGGAGGTCAAGCCCCATGAATCCCAGACAG ACCATGCCGTTGGGTTTGGTGGGAAGTACGGCGTGCAGAAGGACCGTCAGGACAAGTGTGCCCTGGGCTGGGCCCACAAGGAGGAGGTCAAGCCCCATGAATCCCAGACAG ACCACGCCGTTGGGTTTGGTGGGAAGTACGGTGTGCAGAAGGACCGTCAAGACAAGTCTGCCCTGGGCTGGGCCCACAAGGAGGAGGTCAAGCCCCATGAATCCCAGACAG ACCATGCCGTTGGGTTTGGTGGGAAGTACGGCGTGCAGAAGGACCGTCAGGACAAGTGTGCCCTGGGCTGGGCCCACAAGGAGGAGGTCAAGCCCCATGAATCCCAGACAG ACCATGCCGTTGGGTTTGGTGGGAAGTACGGTGTGCAGAAGGACCGTCAAGACAAGTCTGCCCTGGGCTGGGCCCACAAGGAGGAGGTCAAGCCCCATGAATCCCAGACAG ACTATTCCCAGGGCTTTGGAGGCCGTTATGGGGTGCAGGAAGACAGAGCGGACAAG AGCGCAGCTGCTTTAGGTGAAATGGAAGCTCCCACTGCCTCATATCAGAAGACAACGCCTGTAGAGGCTG CTTCTGCTGGGACGGGCAACTTAAGGCGACGTTTTGAAGACATGGCCAAGACAGCAGAGGAGGAGAACAGGAAGCGGGCAGAGGAGGAGCGAGCCCGACGTCAGGCCCAGGAGCTTCAGGCTGCCCGAGAGGAGCCGAAG GAAACAAAGAAGAGTGAAGAGCGAGTCCTGAGCCCTCCATCGGTGCCTGGACAGATGCGCAGAGAGGCTAAGCTGCCCCCTCTGCCTCCCGAACCCCAG gaagaagagaaagaggaccttcctcctgtccttccccCGCGGAGCCTGGACTTGCAAGATGGCCTCAGAGAGCCCCCTCTCCCACCCGctggccagcagcagcagcagcagcccgtCTATACTGAAAGCACAGAGTATGATGGTGATTACGATGAGGTGGTTGGAAACTCGGGCTACCAGGAACCTCCTCCCTTGGTGGGCGATGATGACGAAGGAGGGGACTACGAGGAAATGCCGGACCATAAGGAGGCTTTCAGTTATGGCAGTGCTGATGTGGACCAGGACTATGAAGAGATCCCCAGCCTTTCTGGAGGAGTGGCTTCTTCAG GCAGTGAAGAGCCTACGTACGGTGTGGGGGAGGGAAACCTCTCTGCTCTGGCCCTCTATGACTACCAGGGAGGTAG AGGGAGATGA